Below is a window of Conger conger chromosome 16, fConCon1.1, whole genome shotgun sequence DNA.
GAACTGTAAGATCACCACTTCCAATAGCCACCTCCAGTAGCCTGTTGTAGTATGCAAATATGATAACACATTTGAATCgatacaatattttaataaaaattaaaagttCAAATAGCCTACAGTCTAATAGGCTatacattctgaaaatgcaACAGGAGTGGACATCGTAACAGACTCTGAAATTGCATTGACAATAATGTCTGTGGCTATGACATGTCCCTTTATTTAGACTATTTATGGTGATGTTCTTTCGATTAGACATTAGTGTCGATTAGTTTCGGATTaaactattttttaaacatacattCAATTGAATATTTTAGTGCTAATAACGTAATAAGTGATTtagaaaacaacaataataggGTACTGTTAGTGATAATATACTGAAATGTGCACAAACTAAAACATggacaattttttttataatggaGGCAAATTTACATCTCAGGCAAACTGTATAGACAGTGGTCAGATCAAGAATTACATTCTAGCGCCACCGAGCGTCTGGCTGTTTGGTACCATGCACGGTATCTTTTTTCCATGCATATCTACTGCCTTTAAGATTGGGTTATGTGGTTGAGTACGTGGAGAGGGATACCTACGTGGATTTTCTGCCCGCTAGCAATCTATGAAGGCGAAGTATCTTATTATTCTGGTTTTAATTGGAATCAAGTGAAACTCATCCTAAGTAAGGTATTTTGTTCACCAGTGATATTTTCAATTAGTAGACTATTGCCTGGGCTGCCAATTCCTTTCTATACGGCGTTTAGTGTAAGGGTGTAGTGGCCACTCACTAGCAggacagtgtgtttcagtggttTAGACTTCACTGCGATCTAGCCCTTGTTAACGTTACTATGCAACTACATTATCCATGTTCCTTAGCGGTAATGATTTTCAGGAAGTGTTGCGAGAGAGGGTTCGTGTGTTGTGAGTTTTTGAATGAGAGAATGCAATAAACAACACGTTTATTTTCTCCGTCCACAAAAAGCCTCCTTTGCACCTTGTTGTTCCCATACTCCTACATGGGCATTATTATTTTGAACTACCTTACCTGATTTAATTACGAAATGAATTTGGTCACGCTGTTACATTTTCTTTGATAACTGACAGATATATGGCTGACTTTCATAGAAATAATTTCCCCAACTAACTATAGTGAGTACAATTTACGCACAACATTGCCTTGCAATACAACATGTGTTTCTTGTTCGTACCTCCACCATCTTTGCAACAGCACGTAATGTACTAAGCAGAACGGAACGTACACAACAGTACAGCAGCAAACTAGCTGACCAGCACCTTGCTGTAAGCATGGCGTCACGATTATTGGCGTCACGGTTATTGGGCTCCTATTCAAATGTACTGAAAGAAAATATTCTCGTGTACAATTTCAAAACCGCAAGGTCTGCATTGAGCACCACAGGTCTTGTAAGCAACTCTAAGATTGAACACGATAGACATCGAAAGTGTTTCACTCTCAGCCTGGGTAAGGATAAGGGCAGCATGCACGAGATTTTTTCGAGACTCATTTTGAAAACCATTAGCTCTGCAGTTTGGTGTCAACTCGTGATTACATGGCATTGTTCAGTAATATCATGCGTTAAAGCTCAATCGAATTTTGAGACTATAGAAATGTTTTCCCCTTAGGCCAAGTTACATAATCGTCCATTTCCCAACAGGAGGTCTGGAAACAGCCGTGCTGAGATATGAATTCACGGGGGACAGAGAAGTAAATTTGTTAACAACACAAGTTCCTGTGGCATTCAGGGGTAAAGGTGTCGCAGCGCTCTTAGCTAAGGTGAAGTAGCCTAAATCTACTGTACGAAAAACTTAATAATAAAGCTATTTAGAACTGTTCAGTAAGCCAACGCGATATGACGCATGTCGACTGTTATTGGTTATTGATAACCAGTGACGGCTATATTCGTCACAAATAGCCTGCATTTCTCTGTAGGAGAGAGTATCATCCCATTTGAAGTCATACAATTTCTGTGTATCTTTGGGTTGTTTTCTTGGTGTGTGTCAATAATTTGTGATTTTGGGGTATTTTTTCTTACTGTTGACAAAAACAACttaaaagtctctctctctctctctctctctctctctctctctctctctctctctctctctctctctctctctctctctctctctctctctcagagtgcctTGGACTTTGTTGTGGAAGAAAACCTGAGGGCACATATATCTTGTTGGTATATTAAGCAATACATAACTGAAAACCCAATGTCTGAGTATAAAGACAAAATTGTTACttagcaatgtgtgtgtgtgtttttgtgaatagtacaaaattattttattgcagGCTGTTAtattgccgcctcacagcaaggaggtcctgggttcgattccccgtcggccggggcctctctgtgtggagtttgcatgttctccccgtgtttgtgtgggtttcctccgggtactccggtttcctcccacagtccaaagacatgccggttaggctgattggagagtctaaaattgctttgggtgtgagtgtgtgagtgaatggtgtgtgtgccctgcgatagactggcgacctgtccaggatgttttcatgcctttcgcccaatgtatgctgggataggctccagcccccctgcgaccctgttcaggataagcgggttaggataatgaatgaatgaatgatatcaCATTTCACTGTAGAATTTCAAGCCCTGTGGGTTGtcttatttgtaaaaaaaaaaaaatgtttaccaaTTATTACATTGACTGCACAAAAAACTCTGGTACACACTTCACTATATAAAAATGAGCAGGTTTAAGTTATATGTTTAAGAAGATAAGTTGCATtggctaaaagcatctgctaaatgactaaattcTAAATTATACGGTTTCACCACTACCATCATCATAATCAACATTGGTTTTGTGTACAGTTATTCAGTTAATTATGTGGCATCATTTTTAGTCTTGAAAAAagtaattttctttttcctgtGCATTACCATGTCATATTCATAATACTTGCAAGGATGAAGTATTTAAATTAATCCCTTTGTTATTAacttacatttttactttctgataatGCTCTCAAAGCTCCTTTTCTATGGCAATAATGTGCACTGCTGTGGGTGCAGTTTTGTTGCAGATCACACTGCATCCTCAGCCCCTGTTTCATGTTATTCCCTTATGTTCAATTATACTGAATTTTTGAGCTATGTGTAGATTGGAGAATACACACACTTCAACTTGCGTATCTCATTATAACTTATAACTGTGAGTCAGCAAGGTAGCCAATACCTACTAAGAGaaagcaatacacacacatatatatatatatatatatatatcacagtTTAAACGATGAAAATGGTCGTCAGAGTCCTAAAATCCTGTGTTTTCCTACTTGtaagaaaaacaaactaaaagCCCACTTTCTTCACCAAATTTATTCTGTTTCTTTTCCAGTTTGGCTTGTTCCGTATTATAACTAATTTCATAAAACTCGGGAACAGGCCAGGTTATCAAGCTAAAAGCTAGAACTAACCACTGACACCATTTGGTGAGTAGGTGTAACtgcatatttacaatattgCAGAGAAGCATGAGGCAACCCCCCACCCTTACCTACCGAGGAGGGATGCTTGGTTACTCTGGGTCAGTTTGGTGATGGGGAAGACATGCATAATGACACAAGTACAAGTCTCACTTGCACTTCACTCACGGACAAAaccaaatgaacaaaaaatgaGACAGAATGACAAAAAAGAACAGAATGAATAAACGCAAGAGGATGAATTAGATTAAAATCAAGAAATAACATcttgcaaattaaaataatgttttgaaaacatacatacatatgcataaaCAATTTCTGTTTAAAACGTTTGACTCAATGTGTACAGTGACATGgagaatgtatttaaaatatgcattgaTATTTTTGTACAGAGAATTTTGCACAAATAAGCTGGTTCACGTACTGTATAGGGGATCTGGACAAATTCCTGGTTTCTTCTGCTAAGGCAGAAACTCTGCCCCAGTTAATATTGTGGCCCTACTAACACATACAAAGAACATTATAATACCTTGTATGCCATGGGTGGCAAAACACATGCAGTTCATCTAATTAAACAGATCCTGCTGTTTGGTGAATCTGATTATGTTTAGACAACAGTACAGGTGAATGGTATGATGTAACAGGGAGTGAAATGAATATAGAGAAGAATCAGTTCTGTAGTCATTCTGATAATTTCTACAGGAAAGCATGAGTGGTACTTGACACTTGGTGCTTTATAGGTTGGGGGTAATATTTCCTCCACCAACCAACTGCTGTTTTTCATACCTGCATGCATTTCCATTAAATATTTTAGTGGTGGATTTTGCTGACATTCTGAGCAAGGCACTCCTGGAAATTGTATGTAAATTAACACGGAACCTCACTGGGGAAAATATCTGTGTTCAGTATACACTGGTATTTCAGAATCCAAGGCATGGTCTCAGTATATCTTTGTCACTTTGAGTCTGTTCAGCTCAACTGATTTTTAAATGGATTGTATACCTGCCCTGTGATTCTTTCAGGTCATCCAGAAAGGATCTGCACATCTGCCCAGCCATTGGACAGCATTGTCCCAACTTGCTGCTGTTTAGAAAACAAAGTTTCCAGATTCAAGAGCCTGGGAGAATAAAGCTTACTATTTCAAAGCTGAGGATCAGCACATTAAAGGAGTTAGCCTTTAACTGGTGCACCTTTTTACCATATGAAGCAAAAAAAAGCAGACAAATCCCAGCTACTGCAATGCAGGATACTAgtccaaaaatgtgtttggaaacAAAAAAGCAGACAAATCCCAGCTACTGCAATGCAGGATACtgttcagaaaatgtgtttggaaaCAAAAAAGCAGACAAATCCCAGCTACTGCAATGCAGGATACtgttcagaaaatgtgtttggaaaCAAAAAAGCAGACAAATCCCAGCTACTGCAATGCAGGATACtgttcagaaaatgtgtttggaaaCAAAAAAGCAGACAAATCCCAGCTACTGCAATGCAGGATACtgttcagaaaatgtgtttggaaaCAAAAAAGCAGACAAATCCCAGCTACTGCAATGCAGGATACtgttcagaaaatgtgtttggaaaGAGCGATTCCATCAAAGAGTGGAAATTCCAGGGAGGTGGGATGAGCGATGAGGCTCCGGTAGATCCATCTTATCCTCGACTTCCAGGAAGACGGAGTCGTCGGGCGGCTTGCTGGAGAGGTCCAGAAGCTCCTCAGTGGCGCTTGGGGCAGTGCTTATGTACACGTCCCACAGCTGTGCCGGGGAGTTGAGCTCCATCAGCTTTTCTTCCAGCCTTACGTGCTTCTCCAAGATTCGCCGTTTCCGCCGAAACTCGATGATGGTCTTTGTGTAACGGTTCAGCGTTGTTACCGCCGAGGCCATACAAGCCGCAAAGGAGCTCCACGCCAGGCTGTAGCAgaggaaagaagagagagagagatagagagagaatatCAACAAAAATGTGCTGCCATTGCTGTCTTTCATTCTTCCTCAGATGGAAGATCTTTATTTTGTTCCCAGTTGTAGGTTCTCAGAAACAGGTTTAAAAATAGATATGTCACCATCAATTACAAACTGGACAATGAGGTCCCGCCCAGCTCTGAGTCCTCAATAGTAACCTGATATAAAATCCTGAAGTGAAGACACAAGCCAGTTGAATAATTACAAAATCATGTGAAGTTGAGGAACACTTACAGGTAGGACCAGCTGTAGTCCCAGGTTTTGGGCCTCCAGTCCTCTGGGCCCAGGCTCACGCTCAGCTGGAAGATTGTAGTGAACATCATGTGTGCTACCATCCCCAGCAGACCTGCAGCACCACAGGAGCACAGTCACAACCAGGGCCAGATCAtgacgttacattattggcatttggcagatgctcttatccagagcgacgtacagttgattagactaagcaggagacaatcctcccctggagcaatgcagggttaagggtcttgctcaagggtccaacggctgtgcagatcttattgtggctacaccgggattagagccacaaaccttgcatgtcccagtcatttaccataaccactacgctacaggccgccctagagCTTCTGCAGTCAGTTTTGATGTTCACAATGGGCAACCCGATCGGCAATTTCCCATCGCCCTATGCTACCAGCCACAGGTGGCATCGGCACAGTCTGAATCAATCTGAGGCCGTGAGGCTCATCCAAGTACCACAGCGTGGTGACTTAACTGAATGAGCCACCCAGAAGCCTTTTCACAATTTTTCTAAATTCATAATATTGTCAACTAAACTATGAATGAAGAGATCAACAAAGTGGCAGACATAATGCTCAAGAGATGAATGAGACGAAATTGAAAGTCACAGCTAGGTGTTACCAAATGCACAATGTGTTACCAGTGGTGAATAAGGCAGCATTACCGGACAGGGCGGTGAACACAGCAGCAAAGGCATTCATCTTGAGTCCGTTCATGAGGTTGCAGCAGCAACACATTTCGGTACACATGAGGACCCCTCCCATGAAAAGCAGGCAGATGTACAGGCACTCTGCCACAATGCACAGCCACAGGACCCCTGAGGGGAGAAAAATAATAACCTTTAACCTTTGAACTGCTCTCCCCAATCTAATCGAggtcatgactgggacccctgTCTTTTTAAAGAATTGTGGTGCACAAGAATATAAGTTAACAACAACTAATAAGATTCACTCATTctttgttaataataataatataataagaaATATAAAAGTACTCACCTCTTTCATGTGCAGGCGCAATCTCTAAAAAATTTCTGCAGGTAAATCCTGAAAGCAGAAAAAATGGAATTGGTTAATACAGCAAATGTCCCATGTAAAAAGCGGACACTTATTTTAGTTTAGAATTATTTTAGTATCTACTCATCTGACCATATAGTGACAttttaacaataaa
It encodes the following:
- the LOC133114115 gene encoding germ cell-specific gene 1-like protein, yielding MKMARQKRAYLAITLNMVALTFAVSAVSTSYWCEGTRKVVKPFCAGPVTVKQTYCIRFNSSNLNDSRLVQYIWETGEDKFIMRKFHTGIWVSCEQSFNMIGFTCRNFLEIAPAHERGVLWLCIVAECLYICLLFMGGVLMCTEMCCCCNLMNGLKMNAFAAVFTALSGLLGMVAHMMFTTIFQLSVSLGPEDWRPKTWDYSWSYLLAWSSFAACMASAVTTLNRYTKTIIEFRRKRRILEKHVRLEEKLMELNSPAQLWDVYISTAPSATEELLDLSSKPPDDSVFLEVEDKMDLPEPHRSSHLPGISTL